A genomic window from Clostridia bacterium includes:
- the tsaE gene encoding tRNA (adenosine(37)-N6)-threonylcarbamoyltransferase complex ATPase subunit type 1 TsaE: MDYSKITVNTPEETFKAGYEFAKTLKAGDIITLDGDLGAGKTVFTKGICHYFNVTDYVVSPTYTIVNEYKGDISVYHFDIYRINDEEELYNIGFYEYLDNDGIKIIEWAKNVPEAFLGYNVKKIEIIKDKDLMSQKRYIKIREG; this comes from the coding sequence ATGGACTATTCTAAAATTACAGTAAATACACCCGAAGAAACCTTTAAGGCAGGTTATGAATTTGCAAAAACCTTAAAGGCAGGAGATATAATTACATTAGACGGAGACCTTGGCGCAGGAAAAACCGTTTTTACAAAGGGAATATGTCATTATTTTAATGTTACCGATTATGTTGTAAGCCCTACTTACACCATTGTCAATGAATACAAAGGCGATATATCTGTTTATCACTTTGATATTTACAGAATAAATGATGAAGAAGAACTTTATAACATAGGCTTTTATGAGTACCTTGATAACGATGGCATTAAAATAATTGAATGGGCAAAGAATGTGCCTGAGGCTTTTTTGGGATATAATGTAAAAAAGATAGAGATAATAAAGGACAAAGACCTTATGTCTCAGAAAAGATATATTAAAATAAGGGAGGGGTAA
- the tsaB gene encoding tRNA (adenosine(37)-N6)-threonylcarbamoyltransferase complex dimerization subunit type 1 TsaB, translated as MIILGIDSSFKTASVGILEDDKVIVSYTLNHKRTHSEKLLEMIDMALKIAKLDISDIDAFCVTKGPGSFTGLRIGLATIKGLCHALNKPCYLVSTLDALYENVYAPYFDDIIYAPIMDARRGEVYCAAYKNNEKIIEDSALNINLFLDKLNKFECRKIVFTGDGVVPNKNIISDKLLDKCEFAPEHLLFGSGEAVISAGLKYGKKVLYNDILPEYLRMSQAERLKNEI; from the coding sequence ATGATAATACTTGGCATTGATTCATCTTTTAAAACTGCATCTGTTGGAATTTTGGAAGATGATAAAGTTATAGTTTCATATACCCTTAACCATAAAAGAACTCACTCGGAAAAACTTTTAGAGATGATAGATATGGCTCTTAAAATTGCAAAACTTGATATTTCGGATATTGATGCATTTTGCGTTACTAAAGGGCCAGGCTCATTTACAGGGTTAAGAATAGGCCTTGCCACCATAAAAGGCTTATGCCATGCTCTTAATAAGCCTTGCTATCTTGTATCAACACTTGATGCACTTTATGAAAATGTATATGCACCCTATTTTGATGATATAATCTATGCTCCCATAATGGATGCAAGACGAGGGGAAGTTTACTGTGCAGCGTATAAGAATAATGAAAAAATAATAGAAGACTCGGCTCTTAATATAAACTTATTTTTAGATAAATTAAATAAATTTGAGTGTAGAAAAATTGTATTTACAGGAGACGGAGTTGTACCTAACAAAAATATAATTTCAGATAAACTTTTAGATAAATGCGAATTTGCACCCGAGCATCTTCTGTTTGGAAGCGGAGAAGCAGTTATTAGTGCAGGGCTAAAATACGGTAAAAAGGTTTTATATAATGATATTCTTCCTGAGTATCTTCGTATGTCTCAGGCAGAAAGATTAAAAAATGAAATATAA
- a CDS encoding formate--tetrahydrofolate ligase: protein MLSDIKIAQSAKMEGICKVAESLNISSDELELYGKYKAKLSFELIDRVKNNKDGKLILVTAINPTPAGEGKTTTTVGLGQAFFKLGKNSVIALREPSLGPTFGLKGGAAGGGYSQVVPMEDINLHFTGDMHAITSANNLLCAMVDNHIHQGNALGLDPKSIKVKRVIDINDRNLRNIVIGLGEKTDGQVREDHFMITVACEIMAILCLSSDITDLKKRLSQIIIGYSYSGKILTAGDINAQGALCALLKDAIKPNLVQTLENSPCIIHGGPFANIAHGCNSLIATKLSLKLCDYVITEAGFGADLGAEKFLDIKCRLGNLNPSLVVLVATVRALKYNGGVGKENLSEENIDALKKGIVNLGKHIENIKKFGLPVVVALNHFFTDTEKEIETVKEYCASLGVRCEISKCFAEGGEGTLDLANAVLSTLDKDEANFKPIYEDSLSIKEKIEKIVKEIYGGTQVIYEPKANKEIKFLEENGFSNLPVCMAKTQYSLSDNPALLGRPEGFSVTVRDLYVNAGAGFITILTGKIMTMPGLPKVPAAEKVDVDEFGVIDGLF from the coding sequence ATGTTATCTGACATAAAGATTGCGCAATCTGCAAAAATGGAGGGAATTTGCAAGGTAGCAGAAAGCCTTAACATTTCTTCCGATGAACTTGAACTATACGGAAAATACAAAGCAAAACTTTCTTTTGAACTTATTGACCGTGTGAAAAATAACAAGGACGGTAAACTGATATTAGTTACTGCTATTAACCCTACACCTGCAGGAGAAGGTAAAACAACTACAACTGTGGGCTTGGGACAAGCATTTTTTAAATTAGGCAAAAATTCAGTTATAGCCTTAAGGGAGCCATCTTTAGGCCCAACATTCGGTTTAAAAGGCGGAGCAGCAGGTGGCGGATATTCTCAGGTAGTGCCAATGGAGGATATAAACTTACACTTTACAGGGGATATGCATGCAATAACCTCTGCAAATAACCTTTTATGTGCTATGGTGGATAATCATATACATCAGGGAAATGCACTTGGCCTTGACCCTAAAAGCATAAAAGTAAAAAGAGTTATTGATATAAATGACAGAAATTTAAGAAACATTGTAATAGGTTTAGGGGAAAAAACAGATGGACAGGTAAGAGAAGACCATTTTATGATTACAGTTGCTTGTGAAATTATGGCAATTCTTTGTCTATCCTCTGATATAACCGATTTAAAGAAAAGACTTTCACAAATTATTATCGGTTATTCATATTCAGGAAAAATTCTTACAGCAGGTGATATAAATGCGCAGGGAGCATTATGTGCACTTTTAAAAGATGCAATAAAGCCTAACCTTGTTCAGACACTTGAAAACTCGCCTTGTATTATCCACGGTGGTCCGTTTGCCAATATTGCTCACGGATGCAACAGTTTAATTGCAACAAAATTATCTTTAAAACTTTGTGATTATGTTATAACAGAGGCAGGATTTGGTGCAGATTTAGGTGCTGAAAAATTCCTTGATATTAAATGCAGATTAGGTAATTTAAACCCGTCTTTAGTAGTGCTTGTTGCTACTGTCCGTGCGCTTAAATATAACGGTGGCGTAGGAAAAGAAAACCTAAGCGAAGAAAATATAGATGCTCTTAAAAAAGGTATTGTGAATTTAGGCAAACATATAGAAAATATTAAAAAATTCGGTCTTCCTGTTGTGGTTGCGCTTAACCACTTCTTTACAGACACCGAAAAAGAAATTGAAACTGTTAAAGAATACTGCGCTTCGTTAGGCGTAAGGTGCGAAATTTCAAAATGCTTTGCAGAGGGTGGCGAAGGAACACTTGATTTGGCAAACGCAGTGCTTTCAACTCTTGATAAAGACGAAGCAAACTTTAAGCCTATATACGAAGACAGTTTATCAATTAAAGAAAAGATAGAAAAAATAGTTAAAGAAATATACGGTGGAACTCAGGTAATATATGAGCCAAAGGCAAATAAGGAAATTAAGTTTTTGGAAGAAAACGGATTTTCCAATCTGCCTGTATGTATGGCAAAAACTCAGTATTCTCTTTCAGATAACCCTGCTCTTTTGGGAAGACCTGAAGGCTTTAGCGTTACCGTAAGAGATTTATATGTTAATGCAGGTGCAGGTTTTATCACAATTCTTACAGGAAAGATTATGACAATGCCCGGGTTACCTAAAGTTCCCGCTGCAGAAAAAGTAGATGTTGACGAATTTGGAGTTATAGATGGACTATTCTAA
- the rpiB gene encoding ribose 5-phosphate isomerase B, with protein sequence MKIAIGADHGAFELKEVLIPYLKDKGYEVEDCGTYDLSSVDYPDIAEKTAKKIIDKECEKGILLCGTGIGISIAANKVKGIRAALCANEYSAKMSRNHNDANILCMGARVTGVELAKSILDTFLKEEFEGGRHQVRVDKIMNIE encoded by the coding sequence ATGAAAATAGCAATTGGAGCAGACCATGGAGCATTTGAATTAAAAGAAGTTTTAATACCATACCTAAAAGATAAAGGATATGAGGTAGAAGACTGTGGTACATATGATTTATCAAGCGTTGACTACCCTGATATAGCAGAAAAAACTGCTAAAAAAATTATTGATAAAGAATGTGAAAAAGGCATTCTTCTATGTGGGACAGGCATTGGAATATCTATTGCGGCAAATAAAGTAAAGGGTATCCGTGCTGCTCTTTGTGCTAATGAATACAGTGCGAAAATGAGCAGAAATCATAATGACGCTAACATTCTTTGCATGGGTGCAAGAGTAACAGGGGTAGAACTTGCAAAATCAATTCTTGACACCTTTTTAAAAGAAGAATTTGAAGGCGGAAGACACCAAGTTAGAGTTGACAAAATAATGAATATAGAGTAA